The genomic DNA aaccgacaaaagtcaaataaaaaaaatacaaataataaCTGTTGCATAGTGTGATAACGCCTTCCGTAACAATGCCATTCAACTCTGAAAATATATATGCTCTAACTGTAAGACATTAACAAGCACATCGAAACGAGTAAAAGATATGTCGTAGATAAATAGTGAGCAAAGGTCATCTGTCATCGGAGATCGTTAAGTGAAATAAACTTCCGTTGTATAATCAGTTTCTAGGTTTATGACAAACGAAGCAAAGCAGGCGTTTTGCAGAATACACCGTCTGATCTTTTCTAGGAAATTCAGGGGCCAGTTGCAGTACAAACGCCGTACACTCCACACGAAGCAAATACGTCGGGCCTTGGTTCAAGCGTAAATTACACCTCAGTTACACCTGTTTGGGCTTTGTCCGACGTCCAACGTTACCCAGGCCTAAAATCTACGTCCGATAGGGCGTAGGTGTAAGCGAGGCATAATATGGTTGTAGCTTTCACTTCACTATATTTCCAAAATAGCGCATATGAACATGGTTAGTCGAACATGGTGCTGTTCGAAGAGAACGAGTATTTCATGCTCGTACGCATAAACTCTTTGGATTCTCTTGATGACCTACATTTGTACTCCCGATCTCGCCATAATGAACTATTTGAAATAGTTAAGAAAAATCACACAAATGTGACAGTTTCCGACCGAGAATCACTGCCTGACAGCTTTGCGATCTTATGCAAGTGGGGTCCTCAAGAGCTTTGTTATTCTGTTGCTAGTGACCATCAAGAGACACAAAAATTCCACGGTCAGCTGAATTAACTGTCGACCTGATCCTCAGAGTTGGCTAAAATTTACCTCAACTCATCGCTGAGTTTCCcactgcattagttgtgttcGCCGACGTGGTCAGTCACGGTTGTAAAACAGAACTCATATTAAGCACGAGTGATTGACTTCTGCGGTAGTATCAACCCAAACTTCATTAGGTTTACCACAGTATTTCGTGTCAAAGCTCGCAGGCGCggatccataccggtttccaccGTTTTCCGGAAAACGGTCAGAAATTTCAGAATATAaaacgaataaataaataaatctacattgtatatatttttgatAAATGTAAACTGCAAGTTGAATCGcgaaaatagttttgcccttTTTTATTGATTCTTTTGTGCCTAATACCGGAAATAGAAAAGGGTCATAGAAACGTTCTAAGCCGGCGGCAAAATTTAACAGCCGGGAAATTACTAGTCTCCCGACGGCGGTCACGCCATCACATGATCGCCGCAGGCGTCTAGACCAAAATAAGATTTCCCGGGCGATTTGTGCAATTCTGCTATTCGAGTTAGCCAGTTCGGATCATTCAACGTCTTCGGACTACGACTTCAGCGaaagtgtaaaataaaaatgtcaagCTGTCACAAATTACTGACTACTTTAGTAAAAAAGGTAAGTTTGGATCTTTGTTAATAACGTTAACGGTTGAGTATGGACAATTAATTTTACTGGCTAGTTCTGGCCGGCGTAAAACCCAGACGTGTTTGTCTGGGCTAAAATTTGTCTTTTTACTAATACAGTTCTTGAacaaatgatttattttttgcagtgGAAACTCGTACTAGGGATGAAGATACAGAAAGAGAAAATGCCGGACAGACAGAAGTTACGATCTATCATTAAAACTGTTGTGCTTTGTGGTAAACAGAACATGGCATTACGAGGCCACCGCGATGACTCGTCACACCTAGACGAATCTTCAGGCAACCCAGGGAACTTTCAAGCCCTACTTAATTTCAGAGTGGAAGCTGGAGATAAAGTCCTACCAAATCATTTTGCCAACGGCCCAAGAAATGCAACATACCGCTCCAAGACGATTCAGAATGAGATCCTAGAAGTGTTAGGCACTTACATTCAAGACAAGATCGTCGCAGAGATTAATGAAGCAGGTGCATTTTCCCTTCTGGCGGATAAGGCAAGTGACAGCAGCAACAAGGAACAATTACCACTCGTTCTAAGATGTGGcgacaaagaaagaaatgtcagaGAATAATTCGTTGGGTTCTATGAGTGCGAAGATGGTGTCACTGGTCAAGCTATAGCCACTCTTATACTAAAGGCCGTTCAAGAACTTGGCTTGTCTATGCATTTCTGCAAGGGACAGTGTTATGATGGTGCAGGCAACCTGTCAGGACCTTGTAATGGTGCAGCAGCAATTGTCAGAAGGCAATATCCAAAGGCTATATACACTCATTGTATGGCTCACCGCCTAAACCTCTCTGTTGTAAGTGCGTGCAGGATGCAGAATGTTCGAAATATGTTTGATACCGTTGGAGAGGTAACCAGATCCTTTGAGTACTCTCCGAAGAAAAAAGCTCTCCTTGTCCAGAAAGTGAAAGACGTCTGTCCCGAATCCGGCCGTCACAAGCTCCTCGATGTTTGTAAGACCCGCTGGATTCAGCGTATAGATGGTTTGGAGGTCTCCCAGGAGCTTTATGAAGCCATCGTTGCAACGCTGGAAACCATCAAAGCAAATGCAGACAGAAGTTGGAATGCAGATTCAACGAAGAAAGCAGTTAGCCATTTCCACGCTATCGCAAATTTTGACTTCGTTGTTACCTTAACAGTCTGCCAAGCAGTTCTAGCGTTCACTAAGGGGCTAACAGTTTAGATTCAAGGCGCATCCAGTGACATACTGGGCGTTTTTAGCGACATTAAAGATGTGGTTAAAACGTTATCTTCTATGGGCCAAAAGGTAGAAGAGAATCTTGCAAAATGGTTTCAAAAAGCATGCCAAATTGCCGAGAAGCTGGACGTACCTGTCAGGTACAACGCAACCGTGCAAACAACCCTGCTGAAACGGTAGAAGACCACTATAGGAGAAATCTTACGATTCCCTTGGTTGACCATCTGATCAACGAGTCCGAAACTCGATTTGGCAGTGG from Montipora capricornis isolate CH-2021 chromosome 2, ASM3666992v2, whole genome shotgun sequence includes the following:
- the LOC138037519 gene encoding 52 kDa repressor of the inhibitor of the protein kinase-like, translated to MHFCKGQCYDGAGNLSGPCNGAAAIVRRQYPKAIYTHCMAHRLNLSVVSACRMQNVRNMFDTVGEVTRSFEYSPKKKALLVQKVKDVCPESGRHKLLDVCKTRWIQRIDGLEVSQELYEAIVATLETIKANADRSWNADSTKKAVSHFHAIANFDFVVTLTVCQAVLAFTKGLTV
- the LOC138037518 gene encoding 52 kDa repressor of the inhibitor of the protein kinase-like; translation: MSSCHKLLTTLVKKWKLVLGMKIQKEKMPDRQKLRSIIKTVVLCGKQNMALRGHRDDSSHLDESSGNPGNFQALLNFRVEAGDKVLPNHFANGPRNATYRSKTIQNEILEVLGTYIQDKIVAEINEAGAFSLLADKASDSSNKEQLPLVLRCGDKERNVRE